Proteins from one Polynucleobacter wuianus genomic window:
- a CDS encoding IclR family transcriptional regulator produces the protein MSTSKTAKTSKDTGEVAKTAIQVVERMMNLLDALAIHEESSSLKNLAEETGLHPSTAHRILNDMVACRLVERGDGGTYRLGLKLLELGNLVKARLSVREAAQVPMRTLHKLTGETVNLSVRQGDEIVYIDRAYSERSGMQVVRAIGGRAPLHLTSVGKLFLASDDANQVRAYVTRTGLSGHTRNSITDLAKLESELNHVRRVGNARDDEELELGVSCIAAAILDDTGKLVAGLSLSAPTDRIQADWLRSLQDTALQISKGMGYKPKSAEPGTTA, from the coding sequence ATGAGCACAAGCAAAACAGCCAAAACCTCTAAAGACACCGGGGAAGTTGCTAAAACAGCAATCCAGGTAGTGGAGCGCATGATGAATTTGCTCGATGCCTTAGCTATTCATGAAGAATCTAGCAGTCTAAAGAACTTAGCTGAAGAAACGGGTCTTCACCCTTCTACCGCTCACCGTATTTTGAATGACATGGTTGCCTGCAGATTGGTTGAGCGTGGCGATGGTGGCACTTATCGCCTTGGACTCAAGCTCTTGGAGTTGGGCAATTTGGTTAAGGCGCGCCTCTCAGTTCGCGAAGCTGCTCAAGTGCCTATGCGCACCTTGCATAAGCTCACTGGTGAAACTGTCAATCTATCTGTGCGTCAAGGCGATGAGATTGTGTACATTGATCGCGCTTACAGTGAACGCTCCGGAATGCAAGTTGTGCGTGCAATCGGTGGACGCGCTCCTTTGCATCTCACCTCGGTGGGTAAATTATTTCTAGCCAGTGATGATGCCAATCAAGTTCGTGCCTATGTGACTCGTACAGGACTCTCAGGACACACTCGTAACAGCATTACCGATTTAGCCAAGCTAGAGTCTGAGCTCAATCATGTTCGTAGAGTTGGTAACGCACGAGATGATGAAGAATTAGAGTTGGGTGTGAGCTGTATTGCTGCAGCTATTTTGGATGACACCGGAAAATTAGTTGCAGGCCTATCTTTAAGCGCCCCTACAGACCGTATTCAGGCGGATTGGCTACGTTCACTGCAGGACACTGCCCTGCAAATCTCCAAAGGCATGGGCTACAAACCCAAGTCGGCCGAGCCAGGCACTACAGCCTAG
- a CDS encoding serine hydrolase gives MRLNRFWLFAVTLVFACGALNIAPAIAASKDKDKQTKATKVVVKSPKKPKTVRVTVTRSAAPAVAAPPSLATALGLRGQHDDLSLKSSVAMVVNQDTKEVYFEKNPTVSLPIASITKLMTAMVVLDSKLPLNETIVINEEDVHIYKHSRLAGGTALSREDALHLALMSSENRAAYTLGRNYPGGVPAFVDAMNRKAKELNMDHSHFADPTGLLSENVASAEDLTRMLNAAYQYKLIREFSTWPDLTMVIAKRPQKFLNTNRLVRSGDMDIGLQKTGFINAAGKCLVMQARVNNTPLLLVFLDSVGTQSRFADAVRVRDWYERMPAGAQPIRRLM, from the coding sequence ATGCGTTTGAATCGTTTTTGGCTCTTTGCCGTAACCTTGGTTTTTGCCTGTGGTGCACTCAATATTGCGCCGGCAATTGCCGCCAGCAAAGATAAAGACAAGCAAACCAAAGCTACAAAAGTTGTCGTTAAGTCTCCTAAGAAACCAAAGACTGTTCGCGTTACTGTTACCCGTTCTGCTGCACCAGCAGTTGCTGCGCCTCCATCACTGGCTACTGCATTAGGTTTGCGTGGTCAACACGATGATCTGAGTTTGAAGTCTAGTGTTGCAATGGTAGTCAACCAAGACACCAAAGAAGTCTACTTTGAAAAAAATCCCACAGTAAGTTTGCCTATCGCATCTATTACAAAGTTGATGACCGCGATGGTGGTGCTTGATTCCAAATTGCCTTTAAATGAAACCATCGTCATCAATGAAGAAGACGTGCATATTTACAAGCATTCTCGCTTGGCAGGTGGTACCGCTTTAAGTAGAGAAGACGCATTGCATCTTGCTTTAATGTCCTCTGAGAACCGCGCTGCATATACCTTGGGAAGAAATTACCCAGGCGGTGTTCCAGCTTTTGTCGATGCCATGAATCGCAAAGCAAAAGAGTTGAATATGGATCACTCGCACTTTGCTGACCCTACCGGTTTGCTTAGTGAGAATGTGGCGAGCGCTGAAGATTTAACCCGCATGCTCAATGCTGCCTATCAATATAAATTGATACGAGAGTTTTCTACTTGGCCAGACTTAACAATGGTCATTGCTAAACGCCCACAAAAATTCTTGAACACAAATCGTTTAGTGCGCTCGGGTGATATGGATATTGGCTTGCAAAAAACTGGCTTTATTAATGCAGCAGGCAAATGCTTAGTAATGCAAGCCCGAGTGAATAACACACCACTATTGCTAGTATTTCTAGATTCAGTCGGAACCCAATCGCGTTTTGCTGATGCGGTGCGGGTGCGTGATTGGTATGAGCGCATGCCTGCTGGTGCGCAGCCGATTCGTCGCTTAATGTAA
- the lpdA gene encoding dihydrolipoyl dehydrogenase, which yields MAKQTILVPDIGDYSNVPVIEVLVKVGDTIEKEQPLLVLESDKATMEVPADAAGTITAISVKLGDKVSKGTVIAEIEASAAAPAATPAPAATPAPVATPAPAAMAPAPKAGQYSGKVDHECEVLVLGAGPGGYSAAFRSADLGMNTVLVERYATLGGVCLNVGCIPSKALLHTTAVMDEVKTMAKHGITFGAPKIEIDQLRGYKESVIAKLTGGLAGMAKARKVKVVRGLGRFLDANHVEVELTSGDGQDLTGQKEVVRFQKAIIAAGSQPVKLPFLPEDPRIVDSTGALLLKSIPKRMLVIGGGIIGLEMATVYSTLGSRIDIAEMMDGLMAGADRDLEKVWEKFNAGRFEKIMLKTRAAKAEVKPDGIQVSFEGENAPAEPQTYDLVLVAVGRTPNGKKIAADKAGVQVDERGFIPVDKQMRTNVPNIFAIGDLVGQPMLAHKAVHEGHVAAEAAAGEKSYFDAKQIPSVAYTDPEVAWAGLTEEQCKAQGIAYEKGLFPWAASGRAIANGRDEGFTKLIFDAKTHRIIGGGIVGTHAGDLIGEVCLAIEMGADAVDIGKTIHPHPTLGESVGLAAEAAHGHCTDLPPVKKKS from the coding sequence ATGGCTAAGCAAACGATCCTCGTTCCTGATATTGGCGATTATTCAAATGTACCCGTCATTGAAGTATTGGTAAAAGTCGGCGATACGATTGAGAAAGAGCAGCCATTACTCGTTCTCGAATCTGATAAAGCGACGATGGAAGTTCCTGCGGACGCTGCTGGAACTATCACAGCTATCTCGGTGAAGTTGGGAGATAAAGTTAGCAAAGGAACGGTCATTGCTGAGATTGAGGCAAGCGCAGCAGCGCCCGCTGCAACACCTGCACCTGCGGCCACTCCAGCTCCAGTCGCTACCCCAGCACCAGCTGCCATGGCTCCTGCTCCAAAGGCAGGGCAGTACAGCGGCAAGGTTGATCACGAGTGCGAAGTATTGGTTCTAGGTGCTGGTCCTGGTGGTTATAGCGCGGCATTCCGTAGTGCTGACTTAGGTATGAACACCGTTTTGGTGGAGCGCTATGCAACTTTAGGTGGCGTTTGCTTAAACGTGGGTTGCATTCCATCTAAAGCATTGCTGCACACCACTGCAGTCATGGATGAAGTCAAGACGATGGCTAAGCATGGCATCACCTTTGGTGCGCCGAAGATTGAGATTGATCAATTGCGTGGTTACAAGGAATCTGTCATTGCCAAGCTTACAGGTGGTTTAGCTGGTATGGCCAAAGCTCGTAAAGTCAAAGTTGTTCGTGGCTTGGGGCGTTTCTTAGATGCAAACCATGTCGAGGTTGAGCTCACCAGTGGCGATGGCCAAGACTTAACCGGTCAAAAAGAAGTAGTGCGTTTTCAGAAAGCCATCATTGCAGCTGGTAGTCAGCCAGTGAAATTGCCTTTCTTGCCAGAAGATCCGCGCATTGTAGATAGTACGGGCGCTTTATTGCTCAAAAGTATTCCAAAAAGAATGCTCGTGATTGGTGGCGGCATCATCGGTTTAGAGATGGCGACTGTCTACAGCACTCTAGGCTCACGCATTGATATTGCTGAGATGATGGATGGCCTCATGGCTGGTGCCGATCGTGATTTAGAAAAAGTCTGGGAGAAGTTCAATGCCGGACGCTTCGAAAAGATCATGCTCAAGACTCGTGCTGCCAAAGCAGAAGTGAAGCCTGATGGCATTCAAGTGAGCTTTGAGGGTGAAAATGCACCTGCAGAACCACAGACTTATGACTTGGTGCTGGTAGCAGTTGGTCGCACGCCAAATGGTAAGAAGATTGCTGCCGATAAAGCAGGCGTTCAAGTTGATGAGCGTGGCTTTATTCCTGTAGATAAACAAATGCGTACTAATGTACCGAACATCTTTGCGATTGGTGACTTAGTAGGGCAGCCGATGTTGGCGCATAAAGCAGTGCATGAGGGTCATGTGGCGGCTGAAGCGGCAGCAGGCGAGAAGTCATACTTTGATGCCAAGCAGATTCCATCAGTTGCCTATACAGATCCTGAGGTGGCTTGGGCCGGCCTTACTGAAGAGCAGTGCAAAGCCCAAGGCATTGCATATGAAAAAGGTTTGTTCCCGTGGGCAGCAAGTGGTCGCGCGATTGCCAATGGTCGTGATGAAGGTTTCACCAAGCTCATTTTTGATGCAAAAACGCATCGCATCATCGGTGGCGGCATCGTGGGCACTCATGCTGGCGATCTGATTGGTGAGGTTTGTCTTGCTATTGAGATGGGTGCTGATGCAGTAGATATTGGTAAAACCATTCATCCACACCCAACTTTAGGTGAGTCCGTCGGCTTAGCTGCTGAAGCAGCTCATGGTCATTGCACAGACTTGCCACCAGTGAAGAAGAAGTCTTAA
- a CDS encoding transporter substrate-binding domain-containing protein yields MGLYKVTPTSILPAEGSKPTRGIGYDLGEILAAQIGKQYTPVVFEKNADVLSAVKNNEVDLVFTNASADRAKYITFSKTVIRIEKGFLISPKSSLKSQAEINRPKIKIGYSVGSNSQAELPILIPNATLVQTSSTKQAITMLKTGEIDGFSTNKAILFEMASSVPGSRVLPDVIGYENLALGTPIALQGSTTYLNEFVDQMIASGKLKIFIQRSGIQGLAPN; encoded by the coding sequence ATGGGCTTATATAAGGTTACGCCTACATCTATTCTTCCTGCAGAGGGCTCAAAACCGACCCGAGGTATTGGATACGATCTTGGTGAGATTCTTGCCGCCCAAATTGGCAAGCAGTACACGCCAGTAGTATTTGAAAAAAACGCTGATGTTCTATCTGCCGTAAAAAATAATGAGGTTGATCTAGTTTTTACTAATGCCAGCGCTGATCGTGCGAAATACATTACGTTTTCAAAGACGGTTATCCGAATTGAAAAGGGATTTTTAATCAGCCCTAAGAGTTCACTAAAGTCACAAGCAGAAATTAATCGTCCGAAAATCAAAATTGGTTATAGCGTAGGCAGCAATTCTCAGGCCGAGTTACCAATTTTGATTCCAAACGCTACTTTGGTTCAGACCAGCTCAACCAAACAAGCTATTACGATGTTGAAAACAGGGGAGATCGATGGATTTTCTACCAATAAAGCCATTCTGTTTGAGATGGCTTCCTCCGTTCCGGGTTCGAGAGTATTGCCCGATGTCATTGGATATGAAAATCTGGCTTTAGGGACGCCGATTGCTCTCCAAGGCTCAACTACCTACCTCAATGAGTTCGTAGACCAAATGATTGCAAGCGGAAAACTCAAGATATTTATACAGCGTTCAGGCATTCAAGGCTTGGCCCCGAATTAA
- a CDS encoding quinone-dependent dihydroorotate dehydrogenase, whose product MIDRYSLLRPWLFCLDPEQAHNLTLSNLDRAQRWGLLEKFITKPVADPQTLCGITFANPVGLAAGLDKDGKHIDALAALGFGFLEIGTVTPRPQPGNPKPRMFRLPQAQAIINRMGFNNDGVDACVARVRRSRFWQDGGVLGLNIGKNASTPIEEAASDYVLAMEAVYEIATYITVNISSPNTQNLRALQGEEMLRALLTSLDDARKRLSDRFGMRKPLFLKIAPDLDQGDINLIADLLMEFGIDAVIATNTTIARDAVQGMEHGQETGGLSGAPVRVASNIVIKALKARLGNHLPIIGVGGILSGADAREKILAGASLVQIYSGLIYRGPDLVNECARALRHG is encoded by the coding sequence ATGATCGATCGCTATTCCCTCTTACGCCCTTGGCTATTTTGTTTAGATCCTGAGCAAGCCCACAATCTCACGCTGAGCAACTTAGATCGTGCACAGCGCTGGGGTTTATTAGAAAAGTTCATCACTAAGCCAGTTGCTGATCCTCAAACACTATGCGGTATCACCTTTGCCAATCCTGTTGGCCTTGCTGCAGGTTTAGATAAAGACGGGAAACATATTGATGCTCTAGCTGCATTAGGCTTTGGTTTCTTAGAGATCGGTACCGTCACCCCTCGCCCTCAACCTGGCAATCCAAAGCCACGGATGTTTCGACTGCCCCAGGCTCAAGCAATTATTAATCGCATGGGCTTTAACAATGATGGCGTTGATGCCTGTGTCGCAAGGGTTCGTCGTTCACGCTTTTGGCAAGACGGCGGAGTATTGGGATTAAACATTGGCAAGAACGCCAGTACACCGATTGAAGAGGCTGCCAGTGACTATGTTCTCGCCATGGAAGCGGTTTATGAAATCGCCACCTACATTACCGTCAACATTTCTTCCCCCAATACACAGAACCTTCGCGCCTTACAGGGCGAAGAAATGCTCCGCGCATTACTCACTAGCCTAGACGATGCACGCAAGCGCTTAAGCGATCGCTTTGGTATGCGCAAACCCCTCTTTTTGAAAATTGCACCCGACCTTGATCAAGGCGACATCAATCTCATTGCTGATCTCTTGATGGAGTTTGGCATTGATGCAGTGATTGCAACAAATACGACGATTGCCCGTGATGCTGTCCAAGGGATGGAGCATGGTCAAGAAACTGGTGGCTTATCTGGAGCGCCCGTTCGCGTTGCATCCAATATTGTTATCAAAGCACTCAAAGCAAGACTTGGTAATCACCTGCCCATTATTGGAGTTGGTGGCATCCTCTCTGGTGCTGATGCGAGAGAAAAAATTCTTGCTGGCGCCAGCTTGGTTCAGATTTACAGCGGACTCATCTATCGAGGCCCCGATCTGGTGAATGAATGTGCCAGAGCACTGAGGCACGGCTAA
- a CDS encoding tripartite tricarboxylate transporter substrate binding protein, with translation MKKIIFGICIAINLLFAGNLLAQDYPNKPIKVLVGYAPGGAVDLVARTLGQSLSASMGQPVVIENKPGAGTNIAVKQLIDSPPDGYTLMVAANALAANMSLYKPQPFDIDKDITPIALIGRVPVVIATSADSKYQKLSDLIKAAKANPDFITYGTPGNGATPHMAMKFFEQAAGISLKHVPYKGGSPAITDLIGGQLDLVAVNMLEVAPHVKSGKLKIIAVMSAKRSPLFPDVPTVAESGFPGFEASVWYSLIAPAKTPASIVKTLHTQVEKALQSKEMMERLGSVGGEVSPGTTAQFTAYLNSERKRYEKLVREANIQPD, from the coding sequence ATGAAAAAAATCATCTTCGGCATCTGTATTGCTATCAACTTGCTATTTGCAGGCAACCTATTAGCCCAAGACTATCCTAATAAGCCCATCAAAGTTTTAGTTGGTTATGCCCCGGGTGGAGCTGTTGACCTAGTTGCCAGAACATTGGGGCAAAGCCTGTCCGCTTCAATGGGGCAGCCAGTCGTCATTGAAAATAAACCAGGTGCTGGTACTAATATCGCCGTTAAGCAATTGATTGATAGTCCACCAGATGGCTACACCTTGATGGTTGCTGCCAATGCATTAGCGGCTAATATGTCTTTGTACAAGCCACAACCCTTTGATATTGATAAAGACATTACCCCAATCGCGTTGATTGGACGTGTGCCAGTGGTCATTGCTACATCAGCTGATAGTAAATACCAAAAGTTATCTGATCTGATTAAGGCTGCGAAGGCAAATCCTGATTTCATCACCTATGGCACTCCCGGTAATGGAGCAACGCCCCATATGGCCATGAAATTTTTTGAGCAAGCCGCCGGAATTTCTTTAAAGCATGTTCCATATAAGGGTGGGTCTCCTGCGATTACGGATTTGATTGGTGGCCAACTGGATTTGGTCGCAGTGAATATGTTGGAAGTGGCTCCCCATGTAAAAAGTGGCAAGCTCAAGATTATTGCCGTCATGAGTGCAAAGCGTTCACCGTTATTTCCGGATGTACCGACAGTGGCAGAGTCTGGTTTCCCAGGCTTTGAAGCTTCCGTTTGGTATAGCTTGATTGCGCCTGCTAAGACTCCAGCTTCAATTGTCAAGACACTTCATACTCAGGTAGAGAAAGCATTGCAATCTAAAGAGATGATGGAGCGATTGGGTTCTGTTGGCGGAGAGGTTAGCCCTGGAACAACGGCGCAATTTACTGCTTACTTGAATTCAGAGCGTAAGCGTTATGAAAAATTGGTGCGCGAAGCCAATATTCAGCCGGATTAG
- a CDS encoding Bug family tripartite tricarboxylate transporter substrate binding protein: MTLRLLIASVLSIVAFHAQAAYPDKSIKFLVPWPPGGATDQVARILVQPLTKELGVSVFVENKGGAGGNIGTQAFLQDKPDGYSILMATSSTNAAGPHLFANQGFDAAKDFTPVVLVCTIPNIMVVPASSPWNSLKDLMNDAKQNPGKFTYGSAGIGASQHLAGAQFKTVTGLDIRHVPYKGSGPAAVDLMAGHIDMMLDTGSMANIKGGKLKALGVASDKRIPELPNVPTMKEAGVPMVANAWYGVMLPAGAPKDVTEKLNAAFNKVLKDPEVRKNLQSIGAQVDGGSVAEFTKFSQSEIKRYEGIVKMSGAPRE, encoded by the coding sequence ATGACACTGCGTTTACTCATTGCCAGTGTATTGAGTATCGTTGCTTTTCATGCTCAGGCTGCATATCCAGATAAATCGATTAAATTTTTAGTTCCATGGCCACCGGGTGGGGCAACTGATCAGGTTGCTCGTATCTTGGTGCAGCCGCTGACTAAAGAGTTGGGCGTTTCGGTATTTGTTGAGAATAAAGGGGGTGCTGGTGGCAATATCGGTACCCAAGCCTTTCTTCAGGATAAGCCTGATGGCTATTCGATTTTGATGGCAACTAGCTCAACCAATGCTGCCGGACCTCATCTATTTGCCAATCAAGGTTTTGATGCTGCAAAGGATTTCACGCCGGTGGTGTTGGTGTGCACGATTCCAAACATCATGGTTGTTCCAGCATCGTCACCATGGAATAGCCTCAAGGATTTAATGAATGATGCGAAGCAAAATCCTGGAAAATTCACGTATGGCTCTGCTGGCATTGGCGCGTCACAACATCTAGCGGGAGCCCAATTTAAAACAGTGACGGGTCTAGATATTCGCCATGTTCCCTATAAAGGTAGCGGTCCTGCAGCAGTAGATTTAATGGCAGGCCACATCGATATGATGCTCGATACTGGCTCCATGGCAAATATTAAAGGTGGCAAGCTAAAGGCTCTAGGCGTTGCATCTGACAAGCGCATCCCTGAGCTGCCTAATGTTCCGACCATGAAAGAAGCGGGTGTACCCATGGTGGCAAACGCCTGGTATGGCGTGATGCTACCAGCTGGTGCTCCAAAAGATGTGACTGAAAAGCTTAATGCTGCATTTAATAAGGTGCTTAAAGATCCAGAAGTGAGAAAAAATCTTCAATCTATTGGTGCGCAAGTGGATGGCGGCTCTGTTGCGGAATTTACTAAATTCTCACAATCAGAAATTAAGCGTTATGAAGGCATTGTCAAAATGTCTGGCGCTCCTAGGGAGTAA
- a CDS encoding phasin family protein has product MNLTPEQIAAAQKANLETLSGLTSQALQSIEKLVELNLAIAKQSLSDSVNNAKKALEVKDIQQLLAHQAETVQPIAEKIISYSRHLYELAHETQDSFTKSAEKEFAAGQKKMNALVEEWTKSAPAGSDAAVQALKQAIASANNVFETSQKAVKHAVEVAQTNINTAADAVSKTASAASKASKKK; this is encoded by the coding sequence ATGAACTTAACGCCAGAACAAATTGCAGCAGCACAAAAAGCAAATCTAGAAACTTTGAGTGGTCTTACTAGCCAAGCACTGCAAAGCATTGAAAAATTAGTCGAGTTGAACTTAGCAATTGCTAAGCAAAGCTTAAGCGACAGCGTCAACAACGCTAAGAAAGCTTTGGAAGTAAAGGATATTCAACAGCTCCTCGCCCATCAAGCCGAGACTGTTCAGCCAATCGCTGAAAAAATTATTTCTTATAGCCGTCATTTATACGAGTTAGCCCATGAAACTCAAGACAGTTTTACTAAGTCTGCAGAAAAAGAGTTTGCTGCTGGCCAAAAGAAAATGAATGCTTTAGTGGAAGAGTGGACTAAGAGTGCTCCAGCTGGATCTGATGCTGCTGTACAAGCGCTCAAACAGGCGATTGCTTCTGCAAACAACGTTTTTGAAACTAGCCAAAAAGCAGTTAAGCATGCAGTTGAAGTTGCGCAGACTAATATCAACACTGCAGCTGATGCTGTATCAAAGACAGCTAGCGCTGCAAGCAAAGCATCTAAGAAAAAATAA
- a CDS encoding RraA family protein → MNNGYEINPRKEAFKEGITALTELATSVVSDVLGRTIGAVDILPVNKSPVSVCGNAVTVSVRSGDNLMLHKALQILKPGDVLVVDGGGDISRALFGEIMMTVAKSRGAIGAVFDAAIRDVEAFEKHRFPCWARGVNMRGPYKDGPGSINVPVSIGGMVVNPGDIILGDCDGIIALSPAIALEGARLGKEKEAVERKTIQSILDGQYDDAWIDITLKQKGVI, encoded by the coding sequence ATGAATAATGGTTACGAAATCAATCCAAGAAAAGAAGCCTTCAAAGAGGGTATAACCGCTTTAACAGAGTTGGCTACTTCGGTGGTGAGCGATGTTCTTGGAAGAACTATTGGGGCAGTAGATATCTTGCCAGTTAATAAGTCACCAGTATCCGTTTGTGGTAACGCAGTGACGGTCAGTGTTCGATCAGGCGATAACCTCATGCTTCATAAGGCGCTGCAGATTCTCAAACCAGGTGACGTCTTGGTGGTGGATGGTGGTGGCGATATATCTCGTGCCTTGTTTGGAGAAATCATGATGACGGTTGCCAAATCCAGAGGGGCGATTGGCGCTGTATTTGATGCAGCAATTCGTGATGTGGAGGCTTTTGAAAAGCATCGCTTCCCTTGCTGGGCACGTGGCGTCAATATGCGCGGCCCTTATAAAGATGGCCCAGGCAGTATCAATGTCCCAGTATCTATTGGTGGCATGGTGGTCAATCCAGGCGATATCATTCTAGGTGACTGTGATGGCATCATCGCCTTATCTCCTGCAATAGCATTAGAGGGTGCACGCTTAGGTAAAGAAAAAGAAGCTGTTGAGCGCAAAACCATTCAATCGATTTTGGATGGTCAATATGATGATGCTTGGATTGATATCACCCTCAAGCAAAAAGGCGTCATATGA
- a CDS encoding amidohydrolase family protein has product MIIDCHGHYTTAPKALKAWRDAQVANLNTPELGPKVSDLKITDDEIRESIELNQLARMRERGIDVTIFSPQASFMTHHIGDFNTSATWAAICNELCYRVTQLFPKSFVGAAMLPQSPGVDTSTCLPEMRKCINEYGFVGINLNPDPSGGHWRDPPLSHAYWHPIYEEMIALDVPAMIHVSTSCNDCFHTTGAHYLNADTTAFMQCLTSDLFARFPALHFLIPHGGGAVPYHWGRFRGLAKDMDIPDINHKLLNNIYFDTCVYHQPGINLLTEVIPAKNILFASETFGAVKDIDPDTGFYFDDTRRYLNAVDGLSKQEKEMIFEGNARKVFSRINNRISV; this is encoded by the coding sequence ATGATTATTGATTGTCATGGCCACTACACAACAGCCCCTAAGGCCCTCAAGGCTTGGCGTGATGCTCAGGTAGCAAATCTCAACACACCTGAATTAGGGCCTAAGGTATCTGACTTAAAAATCACTGATGATGAAATTCGAGAGTCGATTGAATTAAATCAACTTGCTAGGATGAGAGAGCGCGGTATTGATGTCACCATTTTCTCCCCTCAGGCGAGTTTCATGACTCACCATATCGGTGACTTTAATACCTCGGCGACTTGGGCAGCCATCTGCAATGAACTTTGCTATCGAGTAACGCAGTTATTCCCCAAGAGCTTTGTTGGGGCTGCAATGCTTCCACAGTCACCCGGTGTCGATACCAGTACTTGTTTGCCTGAAATGCGTAAATGCATTAATGAATATGGATTTGTTGGCATTAACCTCAATCCAGATCCTTCTGGGGGTCATTGGCGAGACCCCCCACTGAGTCATGCCTATTGGCACCCAATCTATGAAGAGATGATTGCCTTAGATGTGCCAGCCATGATTCATGTGAGTACGAGTTGTAATGATTGCTTTCATACAACGGGGGCTCATTATTTAAATGCTGATACCACTGCGTTTATGCAATGCCTCACTTCTGATCTGTTTGCTCGGTTTCCAGCGCTGCATTTCTTAATCCCGCATGGGGGTGGAGCAGTGCCTTACCATTGGGGTCGGTTTAGGGGGCTCGCCAAGGATATGGACATCCCAGATATCAATCACAAGCTCTTAAACAATATTTATTTTGATACCTGCGTGTATCACCAGCCTGGAATCAATCTCTTAACAGAAGTCATTCCAGCAAAAAATATTCTATTTGCATCAGAAACTTTTGGGGCAGTCAAAGATATCGACCCTGATACTGGCTTTTACTTTGACGATACCCGTCGTTATCTCAATGCTGTTGATGGATTAAGCAAGCAAGAAAAGGAAATGATCTTTGAGGGCAATGCTCGTAAAGTCTTCTCCAGAATCAACAACAGAATTTCTGTTTAG
- a CDS encoding DMT family transporter: MKLSLDNVIAPIFVLIWSTGFVIARLAMPYVEPATFLFWRFAGVIAAMAALSLVWRITWPSWSQIKHIAVAGMLLQFGYLLGVWFAVRLGMTAGLVAIIVGLQPILTAWFAAWISEKVSPRQWIGLCFGFAGVALVVAEKIGFNHIPLVSYILAFIALLSITFGTLYQKKYCPVFDLRAGSSIQFGISAILCFFCMYFFETGVMVWNAPVITALLWAIFPLSIGSISLLFMMIRKGAATKVTSLLYLTPPTTAVMAWFLFDEPFTLLMALGLCLTMTGVVLVNARQAITVATIAE; the protein is encoded by the coding sequence ATGAAGCTTAGTTTAGACAACGTAATTGCACCCATCTTTGTATTGATTTGGAGCACTGGGTTTGTGATTGCGCGTTTAGCTATGCCTTATGTGGAGCCGGCTACCTTTCTGTTCTGGCGCTTTGCAGGCGTTATTGCAGCAATGGCAGCCCTGAGTCTGGTTTGGCGTATTACTTGGCCTAGTTGGTCCCAAATCAAGCATATTGCTGTGGCTGGGATGCTCTTGCAGTTTGGTTACTTGCTTGGAGTCTGGTTTGCGGTCAGATTGGGTATGACTGCAGGTTTGGTGGCGATCATTGTTGGCTTGCAGCCTATCTTGACCGCCTGGTTTGCTGCCTGGATCTCTGAGAAGGTAAGTCCGCGTCAGTGGATTGGATTGTGCTTTGGCTTTGCCGGCGTTGCCTTAGTAGTTGCAGAGAAGATTGGCTTCAATCATATCCCCTTGGTAAGTTACATCCTTGCATTTATCGCTTTGCTTTCCATTACCTTTGGCACGCTGTATCAAAAGAAATATTGCCCAGTATTTGATCTGCGGGCAGGCTCTTCTATTCAGTTTGGTATTTCAGCAATACTGTGTTTCTTCTGTATGTATTTCTTTGAAACCGGTGTCATGGTTTGGAATGCCCCCGTGATTACCGCCTTGTTGTGGGCTATCTTCCCTTTGTCGATTGGATCCATCAGCTTGTTATTCATGATGATCCGTAAAGGGGCTGCTACCAAAGTAACGAGTTTGCTGTACTTAACTCCGCCAACAACAGCGGTGATGGCTTGGTTCTTATTTGATGAGCCCTTTACACTCTTGATGGCTTTGGGCCTGTGTTTGACTATGACTGGCGTAGTGCTGGTCAATGCCCGTCAGGCCATTACCGTTGCCACTATTGCGGAGTAG